CTGGAAGTGGATGCGATCTATAACCTGGCCTGTCCGGCCTCACCGATCCACTACCAACATGATCCGGTTCAAACAACCAAGACCAGCGTTCATGGTGCCATTAACATGCTTGGTCTCGCAAAACGGCTTGGGGTCCCGATATTCCAGGCATCAACAAGTGAAGTGTATGGAGATCCAACAGTACATCCGCAGATTGAGGAATATTGGGGTAATGTAAACCCCATTGGTATTCGTTCTTGCTATGACGAGGGCAAGAGATGTGCGGAGACACTTTTCTTTGATTATCACAGACAAATGAATCTGTCGATCAAGGTTGCCAGAATATTCAATACTTTTGGACCGCGCATGCGGCTTGATGATGGCCGAGTTGTCTCAAACTTCATTATTCAGGCTTTGAAAGGTGAAGATATTACCATATTTGGGGATGGAGGGCAAACTCGTTCCTTCTGCTATGTTGATGATATGATCGATGCCTTTATCAGCTTCATGGCTACTCCCAAAGAGGTTACTGGTCCCATCAATTTGGGCAACCCTGTTGAAACGACCATGCTGGAACTAGCCCAAACCATTATTGAAATTACTAATTCTAAATCACAATTGGTGCATCGCCCCCTGCCAGAGGATGATCCTCGTAAACGCAAACCAGATATTACGCTCGCCCGGCAAACGATTGGGTGGGAACCGTCCACGACACTGAAGGATGGATTGTCAAAAACCATACGCTATTTCAAAGCCGCTTTGAAAAGGAATGGCTCACATTAGCCTAATAAACACCAAGAGAGACACCTTATGAGCACAAAAGTCCTGTTTTACACACCTTATGGTAGTTGGTACCTGCATTCTCTCTATGATATCACTTTGGGGCATTCATTAAAGATACGGGATGCTCAGGTAAAATTTATTGGGTGTGATGGTGTTTTCACTGATTGCGATGTTCATTGGGTAAACACAGCCCCTCGAACATCAGAGTCCTGTAAAATATGCCAACAATCCCATGTTCAGGTCTACAAACAGTTGGGAATGCCGCTGGAGTGGTTAGGCGCATATATCACTGAGCATGAGCGTAAGCAAATCGATCAATGGGTTACTTCTCTTGATAATCTGGAACTGTTGGATGCTCACTACCAGGATCAACCGCTGGGGAAGTGGGTGGAATCTTCAGTTCACAGTCACTTTCGCATGAATGAACTGGATATGCTGGACGCAGAAATTGCTGGAGCTTATCGAAGCTATCTATTGAGTGCCGGATTGGCATGGTGCGGGTTCAACCGAGTATTTGATGAATTTGAA
Above is a genomic segment from Candidatus Neomarinimicrobiota bacterium containing:
- a CDS encoding UDP-glucuronic acid decarboxylase family protein; translation: MKRILVTGGGGFLGSHLCEQLLDRGDEVLCVDNFFTGNKRNIHHLLNNENFEVIRHDVTFPLFLEVDAIYNLACPASPIHYQHDPVQTTKTSVHGAINMLGLAKRLGVPIFQASTSEVYGDPTVHPQIEEYWGNVNPIGIRSCYDEGKRCAETLFFDYHRQMNLSIKVARIFNTFGPRMRLDDGRVVSNFIIQALKGEDITIFGDGGQTRSFCYVDDMIDAFISFMATPKEVTGPINLGNPVETTMLELAQTIIEITNSKSQLVHRPLPEDDPRKRKPDITLARQTIGWEPSTTLKDGLSKTIRYFKAALKRNGSH